In one Silene latifolia isolate original U9 population chromosome 10, ASM4854445v1, whole genome shotgun sequence genomic region, the following are encoded:
- the LOC141604683 gene encoding uncharacterized protein LOC141604683 → MTSSMAALTRRHFLSLSNLHRSPPPYLFLRRFFSDENPRIPPQPVSYAVKPKPTPPEPSVKPEPPPPEPSAAAETAEQPLRQREFTREELRYMKDSPQITPVSYGVKVAPLPEDRTASLPEDTVAPTVTEGGGQLERESRMIRRVFRPTVRVEEVIEVPFPKLIKVDKTSKEKVVVDLQDAIRCVKANAKRNFDETLEAHVNMGVDRRRSDLGVSGAVVLPHGTGKSVKVAVFAEGSAADEARAAGADVVGGDELIEEIKTSGKINFDRCIATHSMMQRVTKIGRILRGLTPNAKKGTVTNNVSGAVQEAKQGLLDFRMKDAIVHVGLGKVSFTEEALQENVGAFVNALLLAKPPGLKKTSKYAGYVNSFHLCSTMGPGYTVSIQSLSRAADSYAKMHPK, encoded by the exons ATGACATCATCAATGGCGGCACTAACTCGTCGCCATTTCCTCTCCCTCTCCAACCTCCACCGTTCTCCACCACCTTACCTCTTCCTCCGCCGCTTTTTTTCCGACGAAAACCCTAGAATACCACCCCAACCCGTCTCCTACGCCGTCAAACCCAAACCAACACCTCCAGAACCCTCCGTCAAACCCGAACCACCACCGCCAGAACCATCCGCCGCCGCGGAAACCGCCGAACAACCGCTGCGACAGCGGGAGTTCACGCGCGAGGAGCTTCGGTATATGAAAGACTCGCCGCAGATAACGCCGGTGTCGTACGGAGTGAAggtggcgccgttgccggaggaTAGGACGGCGTCATTGCCGGAGGATACGGTGGCACCGACGGTGACGGAAGGTGGTGGACAGTTGGAGAGAGAAAGTCGTATGATTCGGAGAGTGTTTAGGCCTACGGTTAGGGTTGAGGAGGTGATTGAGGTGCCTTTTCCTAAATTGATTAAGGTTGATAAGACGAGTAAGGAGAAAGTTGTTGTTGATCTTCAAGACGCTATTCGTTGTGTTAAG GCTAATGCTAAAAGGAATTTTGATGAAACATTGGAAGCACATGTTAATATGGGAGTTGATCGACGCCGTAGTGACTTG GGTGTCAGTGGCGCTGTTGTTCTACCTCATGGTACTGGGAAG tCTGTCAAAGTTGCCGTCTTTGCGGAAGGGTCTGCAGCTGATGAAGCCAGAGCTGCAGGAGCTGATGTTGTTGGAGGAGATGAACTTATTGAAGAAATAAAAACTA GTGGCAAGATAAATTTTGACAGATGTATAGCCACTCATTCGATGATGCAGCGTGTAACC aaaattggtaGAATTCTCCGTGGTCTGACACCAAATGCCAAG AAAGGTACTGTGACCAACAATGTTAGTGGGGCAGTACAAGAGGCGAAGCAAGGACTGCTAGATTTTAGAATGAAGGATGCAATTGTTCATGTTGGGTTAGGCAAG GTGAGTTTTACGGAGGAAGCTCTTCAAGAGAATGTTGGTGCATTTGTGAACGCATTATTGCTTGCAAAGCCTCCTGGGTTAAAGAAGA cttcCAAGTATGCTGGCTATGTCAATTCATTCCATCTCTGTAGTACG ATGGGCCCAGGATATACTGTGTCAATACAGTCTTTATCTAGAGCTGCAGATTCGTACGCCAAAATGCATCCAAAGTGA
- the LOC141604686 gene encoding uncharacterized protein At2g23090-like, protein MGGGNGQKAKMAREKAQEKNKASKGSQLDTNKKAMSIQCKVCMQTFMCTTTEVKCREHAENKHPKSDVFTCFPHLKPAS, encoded by the exons ATGGGTGGCGGAAATGGTCAGAAAGCCAAGATGGCCCGCgaaaaagctcaagaaaagaATAAAGCTTCCAAAG GTAGTCAGCTTGATACTAACAAGAAAGCTATGAGTATTCAG TGCAAGGTGTGCATGCAGACATTTATGTGTACCACAACGGAGGTGAAATGCAGGGAGCATGCAGAAAACAAGCATCCCAAGTCTGATGTTTTTACTTGCTTCCCTCATCTTAAGCCCGCATCTTAA
- the LOC141604685 gene encoding uncharacterized protein LOC141604685, giving the protein MKIVVCACMWVFMLFSIFAYGELIAVNDHSMTNAMTGRLLKETGDEHAINNGLDDTVSLEDYRPNDPSPSSKASVRPRPIEHGTPLMPYIPTPKPSPPDHSGDDGSDDSDASPSGHSDDDGSDP; this is encoded by the exons ATGAAGATAGTTGTTTGTGCATGCATGTGGGTCTTCATGTTGTTCTCCATTTTTGCTTATG GTGAACTAATTGCTGTCAATGATCATTCAATGACGAATGCTATGACAGGCCGGCTTTTAAAG GAAACAGGAGATGAGCATGCCATTAACAATGGACTTGATGACACCGTAAGCTTGGAAGACTATCGCCCCAACGATCCGAGCCCGAGTTCAAAAGCTTCAGTGAGACCACGACCTATAGAGCATGGCACTCCTCTGATGCCTTACATTCCAACCCCGAAACCTTCGCCTCCTGATCATTCTGGTGATGACGGATCTGATGACTCTGACGCATCACCTTCCGGTCATTCTGACGATGATGGGTCTGATCCTTAA